GACGTTGACCGCCCCGGCCACCGGACGGGCCATCAGACCGGGTGCGGTGACCGCCGTGACGACGTAGGCGAGGTACCAGACGAGGAAGGCGAGGGTGGCGGGGACGACGAACCGCCGGTACCGCCGGCGCACCTCCTGGAAGGCCTCGCTGCGCTGCACCTCCAGATAGATCTCCGCCGCACTGCGACCGCTCCGGGGTGCGACGGGGCCAGGCACCGCGGCGGGCGCGAAGCTCCCCGTGCCGTCCAGTTCCCCCCATCCGGAGGCCAGCGCGTCGTACCACGGGTCTTCGAGTCGCGTCGCCGCGGCCTCGCGCCCTGCTTCCTTCTCCACCGAACAACTCCCCTGGTCCACGGACCACTTCGGCCGCGTACCCAAGAATGGGCAGATCGGGAAGATCCCGGGCACTTCATTCCCCGGACTTCACCTCTTCAGGTGAAGGATGTCCCGGGCGGCTGTGCGAGTCCTCGAACGTACGCATAGCGAACCGCCTGGGCCCGGTCGCGAAGCCCCGCCTTGGCGAACAGGTTGTTGATATGGCTCTTCACCGTGGCCTGCGAAATATGCAGGCTCCGAGCGATCTCCGCGTTGGACATCCCTTCGGCGATCAGCACGAGCACCTCGGCCTCACGAGACGTCATCCCGTCGGGCAGCCCGGCCTCAGCGCCGCCGGCGGACGGCTGGGGCCCCGTGGTGACCTGCTCCAGCAGACGGCGCTGGATGGTGGGCGAGAGACCCGCCTCGCCCGAGAGCACCGCCTGAATGGCCCGCACGATCTCGTCGCCCCCGGCGTCCTTGGTGAGGTAGCCGCGGGCCCCCGCCCGGAGCGCGGGGAAGAGCGAATCGTCGTCGTCGAAGGTCGTCAGCACCACGACCTGGGTACCGGGAAAGTCCCTGCGGATACGGCGCGTCGCCTCCACGCCGTCGCAGCGGGGCATTCTCAGGTCCATCAGGACGACGTCCGGGGCGTGTTCGGCCACAAGGGCGACAGCCTCCTCCCCGTCCTTCGCCGAGGCGACCACCTCGATCCCGGGCAGCAGGCCCAGGAGCATGACGATTCCCTCACGCACCACCGACTGATCGTCGGCGACCACCACCCGCGCGCTCACGCGGGCACCCGAAGACTCACCACGAACCCCTCCTCGCCGGGACCGGCCTCCAGCGTTCCGCCCAGCAGTTCGGCGCGCTCCCTCATCCCCAGCAGACCGTAGCCGGAGCCGCTGACAGCGAGCTCGTCACCGGCACCGATACCACCCGAATCGCTGACCTCCAGGGCGATCACATCCGGCAGATACTCCAGCCGGATCAGCACCCTGGCCCCCGGTGCGTGCTTGCGCACATTGGTCAGTGCCTCCTGCGCCACCCGCCGGACCGCCTGCGAGGCCTCGGCGGTCAGCATCCGCTGCTCCCCCTCCACCCGGACCTCGGCCGGCTCCGCCACCACCAGCTGTCGCAGGAACTCCTCCACCGGCGACACCTCGCCACGCAGGGCCGAGAGCGCCTGACGGGTCTCCGCGAGGCCCTCACGGGCCATCGAACGGGCGGCGACCACCCGCTGCAGCACCTGGTCCCTGAACTCCCCAGCGGGCTCCCTCTCGATGAGCAACCGCGCTGCCTCCAGGTGCACCAACTGCGCGGAGAGGCTGTGCGCGAGCACGTCATGGATCTCCCGGGCGATCCTGGACCGTTCGTCCAACGCGGCCGTCTCGGCCTCCGCCACCCGGGCCGCCCGCTCCTGGGCCAGCAGCCGCTGCGCGCTTCCGCGAGCTTCGGCGTCCAGACGCAGGACATACCCCCCGAGGCAGAGCCCCGCCGTGGTCAAGGCCGTGCTCAGCCAGCTGTCGGTGTTCACGACGGCATACGCGCCGAGCGCCGCCGCCGTCACGGGGACGCCCGCCGCGAGCGGCAGCCGCTCCAGCGCGGTGACGGCGCAGCCGCACCAGAGCACCGCGGCAGGCACACCGGCCCCCGCCTGTTGCGCACCGAACGCCGCGAGCATCAGCAGGACCAGCAGCCCGAGCGAGGGCCACAGGCGGTTCTCCAGGCTGGTCCGGAAGAAGGCCACGGCGACCGCCGCGCAGCCCGCCACCCCGGCCAGACCGACCACGATCTCCCACGGGCCGAACAGCCCGCCGGTGAAGGTCCCCCAGAGCATCAGGGTGAGCAACCCGCCCCGTACGAACCAGCCGATCACGGCCCGTGCGCGGGTACGGCTCTCCCGCACGAGGGCCTCCCTCGACGGCCAACTCGTCCAGGCAGCGGGTGTCACACGCGGTCCTTCCTTGCCGGTCGGAACGGCACACGGTCGGCAGGCCCACGGGACGACTGCGATATCTCCGCGGCCCGCCGGGCCAGCACGGCACTGCGCACCAGCAGGGTGACCGCGAGAGCCATCATCAGGGCGGGGCCGCCCTGATGTATGCCCAGCACCACGGCAAGCCCGTACAGAGCCGTTCGCAGGATCAGGCCTCCGGTCCAGACGTAGACCGTCGCCTTGGTGCCCTTGCTCCAAAGGGTCCCGTCCTCGGCGCGCCAGAGCCGGGCCGTCCACGCCCAGCCGGCGCCGGTGACCAGACCCACGGCCAGTTCGGCACCCAGGATCACGACGGACACCGCTTCATGACGCGGATCCACCAGTCCGGGCTCACGCAGAGCCATGACGAGCAGGACGCCCGGCAGGACCCACCATCGCCGGTCGCCCGAGATCTGCTGCGCCGAGCACTGGCGGACCACGACGAAAGCGATGACCGCGACGATCACCAGTACGTTGACGAGCCCGGACATGGGCGCCTCCGAGTTGCGGGAAGTTCTGTCACTTCGACGCTACGGAAAGGACCAGGTCAGGGGATCGGCTCAGGGGTGGATCACGGGTGGAGCCGTTGTCTCCACCCGTGGGTGGAGACAACGGCTCGGTGCGGCGGCTCGGTCCGGCGGCTCGGCCGGGCGAAGTGCCGGGTTGCGGCTCGGTCCGGCGAAGTGCCTCGCGGCGGGACGCAGGCTCAGACGTCGATGCGCGAGCGGTCCAGCGTGGCCGCCGAGCTGGTGATGAACTCCTTGCGGGGCGCCACCTCGTTGCCCATCAGCAGATCGAAGACCTTCTCGGACGATTCCAGATCGCCGATGTTGATCCGCCGCAGCGTGCGATGGCGGGGATCCATCGTCGTCTCCGCCAGCTGGTCGGCGTCCATCTCGCCCAGACCCTTGTAGCGCTGGATCGAGTCCTTGTACCGGACGTTCTTCCGCTGGAGCTCCAGCAGCCGCTGGCGCAGCTCGTTGTCCGAGTACGTGTAGATGTACTTGTCCTGCCCCTTCTTCGGCTGGACCAGCTCGATCCGGTGCAGCGGCGGCACAGCGGCGAAGACCCGCCCCGCCTCGACCATGGGCCGCATGTACCGCTGGAAGAGCGTCAGCAGCAGGATGCGGATGTGGGCGCCGTCCACGTCGGCGTCGACCAGCAGCACGATCTTGCCGTAACGGGCGGCGTCGATGTCGAACGTCCGGCCGGACCCGGCTCCTATGACCTGGATGATCGCCCCGCACTCGGCGTTCTTCAGCATGTCGGAGACGGATGCCTTCTGAACGTTGAGGATCTTGCCGCGGATCGGCAGCAGCGCCTGGAACTCGCTGTTCCGTGCCAGCTTGGCGGTGCCGAGCGCGGAGTCGCCCTCCACGATGAACAGCTCGCTGCGCTCCACGTCGTCACTGCGGCAGTCGGCGAGCTTCGCCGGCAGGGAGGAGGACTCCAGAGCCGTCTTGCGACGCTGCGCATCCTTGTGCTGCCGGGCGGCGATACGGGTCCTGGCCGCTGCCACCGCCTTCTCCAGGACCGCCCTGGCCTGTGCCTTCGCGTCCCGCTTGGTGGAGGTCAGGAACGCCTTGAGCTCCTTGGCCACGACGTTGGCGACGATCCGGTTGGCCGCCGAGGTGCCGAGCACCTCCTTGGTCTGCCCTTCGAACTGCGGCTCCGCCAGCCGTACGGTCACGACCGCGGTGAGACCCTCCAGCGCGTCGTCCTTGACGATGTCGTCCTCGGCGACGCGCAGCATCTTCGCGGAACGAAGGACCTCGTTGACCGTCTTGGTCACAGAGCGTTCGAAACCGGATACATGGGTGCCGCCCTTGGGGGTGGCGATGATGTTGACGAAGGACTTCAGGTTGGTGTCGTACCCGGTGCCCCAGCGCATGGCGATGTCGACGACCAGCTCCCGCGTGACCTCGGTCGCCGTCATGTGGCCGACCTCGTCGAGTACGGGCACGGTCTCCTTGAACGTGCCCTGCCCGGTCAGACGCAGGACGTCGCAGACGGCCTTGTCCTGGGCGAGGTACTCGCAGAACTCACTGATCCCGCCGTCGTAGCGGAAGGTCTCCTCCGTCTTGCCCTCTCCGTCCAGGCCACGCTCGTCGCGCACGACGATGGTGAGACCGGGGACGAGGAAGGCCGTCTGGCGGGCCCGCTGGTAGAGCGTCTCCAGGTTGAGCTTGGCTTCCTTGAGGAAGATCTGCCGGTCGGCCCAGTACCGCACCCTGGTACCGGTGCGCGTCTTCGGGACCCGCTTGCCCTTGAGCAGCCCGTTGGCCGGGTCGAAGGGGCTGTCCGGCCCCTGCTCGGTGAACATGCCGGGAACCCCGCGCCGGAAGCTGATCGAGTGGGTCGCGCTGTTGCGGTCGACCTCGACGTCGAGCCGGGCGGAGAGGGCGTTGACGACGGAGGCGCCGACACCGTGCAGACCGCCGGAGGCGGCGTAGGAGCCGCCGCCGAACTTGCCTCCGGCGTGCAGCTTGGTCATCACGACCTCGACACCGGACAGTCCGGTCTTGGGCTCCACGTCGATGGGGATGCCCCGGCCGTTGTCGCGGACCTCGACGGAGGTGTCGTCGTGAAGGATGACCTCGATGTGGTCGCAGTACCCGCCGAGGGCCTCATCGACGGAGTTGTCGATGATCTCCCAGAGGCAGTGCATGAGGCCGCGGCTGTCGGTGGACCCGATGTACATGCCAGGGCGCTTGCGAACCGCTTCGAGCCCCTCGAGTACGAGCAGGTGCCGCGCGGTGTAGTTGGAACCGTCTTGGTCTGCTCCGGTCAGCAGCGCAGTGGACGGCACGGACGTATCGGCGGTCACGCGGTTCGCTCCTCGCTGAATTTCATTTGGGGCCCAGTGGGTAACGGGCTCGGCTTCGGTTGCCGCTGAGAGGGTACCGAGGCCTGGTAGAGCGGGTGTAACGCCACCCTCGGAGAACCCTCACACTAGTCCAGCCTCGCATACACGTTCGATCCCTCCTTCGAGTGACGCGCACATCACGTTCCCTTCCAGGCATGAACCATTTAGGCTCCGGGCACGTCCTCATGAACAACCGGCAAGCCAGCCGGCGGGACCGACCAAGACAAGCAACGCGAAACCGTAGCGCCACGCAATACGGCACATTCGCCGCGAACCGGCAACAGACAGCCATCCTGAGAAGAAGTTTCGAAGAAATGCCACGAGCGGGAACGTTTTCGGCCTGGTTGGATGTTGACCCTGGTACGACAGCTCGTCGAGCTAGAGAAGAGGCGACGTGACTACTGTTCTGACCCCCGCGAGCCCGCTGACCGCAGCAGACCGCTGTGACCGTTGCGGCGCCCAGGCATACCTGCGCGTCGTCCTGATCAGTGGCGGTGAACTGCTCTTCTGCGCCCACCATGGTCGCAAGTTCGAGCCGGAACTCAAGAAGATCGCCGCGGAAATACAGGATGAGACGGACCGACTGACGGCCGTGCAGGCCCAAGCCGCCGAAGAGGAACAACACTGACACCTCGCATCCACGACGAGCCAGGGCCCGGTCCCGCACCGGCCGACGGGCGGCTCCCCACCTGAGGGGAGCCGCCCGTTCTCATACCCGCCGACCTGCCGGTCAGACGGCCCCGTCCATCCACTCGATGGCGGCGGAGATCCGCGTGTAGACGCCCGGGCTGCCCGCAAGGCCGCACCCGTTCCCCCAGGACACGAGGCCGACGAGCCGCCCCTGGGCCACCAGAGGCCCTCCGCTGTCCCCCTGGCAGGCGTCGTAGCCGCCCTGAGGTTCGCCCGCGCAGAGCATCGCGGAGGCGTCGTACGTGCCGCTCCTGCCTCCCGGGTAGGCCCGCTCGCACGAGCTGTCCGGCAGCACGCTCACCTTCGCGAAGCGAAGCGACGTCGCGTAGTCGCCGTTGCCGGTCGTATCGCCCCATCCGTAAACGGCTGCGGGCGTGCCCGAGGTGTACGCGGAGTCACCGGTCTTCGCCATGGAGATCACGCTCTGTGCGGGCAGCGCCTCGGCGAGGGTGAGCACAGCGACGTCCCCGCTGTTGGTGGCGGCGTCGAAACCGGGATTGACCCAGGTCCCGCTCACCGCGATCTCCTTGCCATCGGTGCCATTCAGATCGTCCCGGCCCGAGATGATCCGGAGATCGCGTACCTGGGCGACATCGACACCCAGCGCCTCCCGGGTCAGACAGTGCGCGGCCGTCAGCACCTTCTTCGGCCCGACCACGACGGCGCCGCAGAACTGGCCGGCCCGGGTACCTCCGAAC
This genomic interval from Streptomyces sp. NBC_00464 contains the following:
- a CDS encoding S1 family peptidase gives rise to the protein MSRTVVRTMTGALALTAATAVIPLASPAPAVADSIVIGGQPAHVKDSPWVVALSSRDRFGGTRAGQFCGAVVVGPKKVLTAAHCLTREALGVDVAQVRDLRIISGRDDLNGTDGKEIAVSGTWVNPGFDAATNSGDVAVLTLAEALPAQSVISMAKTGDSAYTSGTPAAVYGWGDTTGNGDYATSLRFAKVSVLPDSSCERAYPGGRSGTYDASAMLCAGEPQGGYDACQGDSGGPLVAQGRLVGLVSWGNGCGLAGSPGVYTRISAAIEWMDGAV
- a CDS encoding DUF485 domain-containing protein; the encoded protein is MEKEAGREAAATRLEDPWYDALASGWGELDGTGSFAPAAVPGPVAPRSGRSAAEIYLEVQRSEAFQEVRRRYRRFVVPATLAFLVWYLAYVVTAVTAPGLMARPVAGAVNVAMVAGLGQFLTTFLLTGAYARHARLRRDRAALDLRWDTQEMTRGIGR
- a CDS encoding sensor histidine kinase → MTPAAWTSWPSREALVRESRTRARAVIGWFVRGGLLTLMLWGTFTGGLFGPWEIVVGLAGVAGCAAVAVAFFRTSLENRLWPSLGLLVLLMLAAFGAQQAGAGVPAAVLWCGCAVTALERLPLAAGVPVTAAALGAYAVVNTDSWLSTALTTAGLCLGGYVLRLDAEARGSAQRLLAQERAARVAEAETAALDERSRIAREIHDVLAHSLSAQLVHLEAARLLIEREPAGEFRDQVLQRVVAARSMAREGLAETRQALSALRGEVSPVEEFLRQLVVAEPAEVRVEGEQRMLTAEASQAVRRVAQEALTNVRKHAPGARVLIRLEYLPDVIALEVSDSGGIGAGDELAVSGSGYGLLGMRERAELLGGTLEAGPGEEGFVVSLRVPA
- a CDS encoding response regulator transcription factor; its protein translation is MSARVVVADDQSVVREGIVMLLGLLPGIEVVASAKDGEEAVALVAEHAPDVVLMDLRMPRCDGVEATRRIRRDFPGTQVVVLTTFDDDDSLFPALRAGARGYLTKDAGGDEIVRAIQAVLSGEAGLSPTIQRRLLEQVTTGPQPSAGGAEAGLPDGMTSREAEVLVLIAEGMSNAEIARSLHISQATVKSHINNLFAKAGLRDRAQAVRYAYVRGLAQPPGTSFT
- a CDS encoding DUF7455 domain-containing protein, whose product is MTTVLTPASPLTAADRCDRCGAQAYLRVVLISGGELLFCAHHGRKFEPELKKIAAEIQDETDRLTAVQAQAAEEEQH
- a CDS encoding DNA gyrase/topoisomerase IV subunit B, with the protein product MTADTSVPSTALLTGADQDGSNYTARHLLVLEGLEAVRKRPGMYIGSTDSRGLMHCLWEIIDNSVDEALGGYCDHIEVILHDDTSVEVRDNGRGIPIDVEPKTGLSGVEVVMTKLHAGGKFGGGSYAASGGLHGVGASVVNALSARLDVEVDRNSATHSISFRRGVPGMFTEQGPDSPFDPANGLLKGKRVPKTRTGTRVRYWADRQIFLKEAKLNLETLYQRARQTAFLVPGLTIVVRDERGLDGEGKTEETFRYDGGISEFCEYLAQDKAVCDVLRLTGQGTFKETVPVLDEVGHMTATEVTRELVVDIAMRWGTGYDTNLKSFVNIIATPKGGTHVSGFERSVTKTVNEVLRSAKMLRVAEDDIVKDDALEGLTAVVTVRLAEPQFEGQTKEVLGTSAANRIVANVVAKELKAFLTSTKRDAKAQARAVLEKAVAAARTRIAARQHKDAQRRKTALESSSLPAKLADCRSDDVERSELFIVEGDSALGTAKLARNSEFQALLPIRGKILNVQKASVSDMLKNAECGAIIQVIGAGSGRTFDIDAARYGKIVLLVDADVDGAHIRILLLTLFQRYMRPMVEAGRVFAAVPPLHRIELVQPKKGQDKYIYTYSDNELRQRLLELQRKNVRYKDSIQRYKGLGEMDADQLAETTMDPRHRTLRRINIGDLESSEKVFDLLMGNEVAPRKEFITSSAATLDRSRIDV
- a CDS encoding DUF1453 domain-containing protein; the encoded protein is MSGLVNVLVIVAVIAFVVVRQCSAQQISGDRRWWVLPGVLLVMALREPGLVDPRHEAVSVVILGAELAVGLVTGAGWAWTARLWRAEDGTLWSKGTKATVYVWTGGLILRTALYGLAVVLGIHQGGPALMMALAVTLLVRSAVLARRAAEISQSSRGPADRVPFRPARKDRV